The DNA window CATCGGTTCATCGGGGCCGCGTGTCTTCGCCTCTTCGATGTTCGCCGTCCCGCGAAGCTCAAACGTCTTCCCTTGATCGGTGCTGGAATAGACCTTGATGCTGTTGTCGGCCTTCCACACCGAAGAGGTGAGCAGCCATTCGCCATTCGTGAGTACGGTGGGTTTGTTCAATAGAATGCCGTCGCCGAGGCGGCGCGGTGCGGACCATTTCAGTTCGGCGGCATCTGGATCATCGCAGACAACCGCAAAGATGCCGAAGCGTCCGTCCTGCAATCCGGAAGCTTGTCCCCAGAACACCCACAAGCGGTCCTGCGGATCGATCCAAACGTTGGCGGACATCGCGCGGGTGCCCTCACGCGGCAGGATCATGAGTTTCACCTCCGACCACGTCTTGCCGTCATCCTCACTGCACCTGAGCACCTGGAAGTTGCGCGGGCTCTCGACATCACGGCCATAGACCACCCACAGCCGTCCTTTCGCCGTGCGCTCGATGCCCGCGACACCTTGTCGTTTCGTCACCGGAATATGCTGCTTCCATGGCGAGACGATCAAATGCGCGGGTTGCAGCGCGAGGTCAGACGCAGATGGATCACTTTCAGCGGCATGCGTGGCTACCGGCGGGAGCAGCAAGGCGATGATGAAAGGGAGGAAGGTCCCGGCTTTTTTCCTAGGAAGAACTCTCGTTTGCTCATTCACTGACAAGCTTCCCGAACCTCTCCGGCACATGCCAGCCGGATCGCGTCGTGGAGAAGGCCTGCAGCTCGGGTTTCTTCAGATCGATGGCACGTACGCGGCCGACGTTGAAATACCACGGGGCCTGCGCGGTCGGTTTCATGCCCGCCACGCGGTGACGCGGATCGGAGGTGGCTTCGTTCTCGCCGACGACGGGGATGCGGACCTGCACGCGCCAGAAGCCGGTGCCACGTTCGGTTTTCACTTCGGCAAGGGATAACCAGTTCTTGCCGGGGTTGCCCTGCGCGACCGCACCATCGGGATTGATCTCGAGGTAGTAATAGGGCGAGTGAAGCGGCGTCTCGAGCATGATGATGACGTTGTCGCCGCTGAAGACATCGGCGCTGACGTGGAGTTTCTTCATCTCCGGTTCCTTGCACACGATGTCGAACAGGATCGCGTCCTTGTCCCAGCCGGCGCGGAAGGTGGTTTCGACCTTGGGATCGTCGTTCGGCATCATGTTGTCCTTCAAAACGTAGGCCGTGGCCTTGGAGAGATCGGCTCCGTTGATCGCGACGGCGACGGGCGCTTTGGCGCGGGCCTGCACCAGCGCCTCTTCCTTTTCGCGTTTCATCGCGATGAGTTCGTTCTGCGGCTGGAGTTCCGAGATGAGCATCGCAATGCGTTTGCCATAGACGGTGTCGCCGGCCATCTGGCGGGCTTGGTCGAGCAGTTCGCGGAAGTGCAGGTTAGTCGCCAGCGGGACGTTGGCGGGGCTGCCTTTGCCACGGCCGCGGCTTTGGTCTTTGTAGGCGAGGTTTTGCTCGGCGAAGGTGATGGCCTCTTTCATCGTCTTCGCGGCGGGGCCGTAGTAGAGCGCGCAGTATTCATCTAGCACGGCGTCGATGTCTTGATCCGCGTCCCACAGGAAACGGGACTGCACGTAGAGCGTGACGTGTTCGAGACCCGGAGCGCGAAACTTGCCGCCTTCCTGACTCTGCTCGCCGAAGTCGCCGAGCGAGATGCCCTTGAGCGCTTTCAAATCCTTCGCGGCAGCACGCGGATGCAGCACGGGATAGGAGATTGGCGCACCTTTTCCCCAGATGTGGTAGCGGTTGTTTTCGAGCCGCAGGATGTTGCCGGGAGCCACCTTGCTCTGCCATTTCTGCACGCGGTTCCAGTAGTCCGTCCAATGCTCGGAATCTTCCATCAGCGGGCGTCCGGCATTCGCGATCCAGACGCAGAGATTCGGGCTGAACTTCTCGATCGTATCCGGAGCGTCGATGTAAGTGGTGTAGGCGCCGCACGTGATGCGTCTGTCGGGATGTGTCTTGTAGACCTCCCGCGAAACACGGTCGGCGAAGCCCCAGACGAGTTCCGAG is part of the Lignipirellula cremea genome and encodes:
- a CDS encoding DUF4838 domain-containing protein, whose product is MTSINLSIDNLPPAASSLSCSTSMPKYGRKPANQPTPISRIGQLRLRLCECEKCKGRSASELVWGFADRVSREVYKTHPDRRITCGAYTTYIDAPDTIEKFSPNLCVWIANAGRPLMEDSEHWTDYWNRVQKWQSKVAPGNILRLENNRYHIWGKGAPISYPVLHPRAAAKDLKALKGISLGDFGEQSQEGGKFRAPGLEHVTLYVQSRFLWDADQDIDAVLDEYCALYYGPAAKTMKEAITFAEQNLAYKDQSRGRGKGSPANVPLATNLHFRELLDQARQMAGDTVYGKRIAMLISELQPQNELIAMKREKEEALVQARAKAPVAVAINGADLSKATAYVLKDNMMPNDDPKVETTFRAGWDKDAILFDIVCKEPEMKKLHVSADVFSGDNVIIMLETPLHSPYYYLEINPDGAVAQGNPGKNWLSLAEVKTERGTGFWRVQVRIPVVGENEATSDPRHRVAGMKPTAQAPWYFNVGRVRAIDLKKPELQAFSTTRSGWHVPERFGKLVSE
- a CDS encoding sialidase family protein; this translates as MNEQTRVLPRKKAGTFLPFIIALLLPPVATHAAESDPSASDLALQPAHLIVSPWKQHIPVTKRQGVAGIERTAKGRLWVVYGRDVESPRNFQVLRCSEDDGKTWSEVKLMILPREGTRAMSANVWIDPQDRLWVFWGQASGLQDGRFGIFAVVCDDPDAAELKWSAPRRLGDGILLNKPTVLTNGEWLLTSSVWKADNSIKVYSSTDQGKTFELRGTANIEEAKTRGPDEPMIVERKDSSLWMMVRCQGLAETISQDGGRTWTPVKRIAIPHCTSRFFLRRLQSGALLLVKHGPMTEKVKREKLTAFISDDDGKTWQGGLMLDERDDVTYPDGVQAADGTIHTVYDHQRTPLGDVLMSTFTEEDVRAGKSVTDKVRLQVLIDHLPEPQN